In Camelina sativa cultivar DH55 chromosome 16, Cs, whole genome shotgun sequence, a single window of DNA contains:
- the LOC104752843 gene encoding serine/threonine-protein kinase CDL1-like yields MMKLCPCFINPQHLGPNSPRDSFDEGLTAYRGQSRKLFAIFTFRSRRKGSCRQKYITDEIKKYGNVKNCGRIFKFKELIAATDNFSMDCMIGEGGFGRVYKGFLSSLNQVVAVKRLDRNGLQGTREFFAEVMVLSLAQHPNLVNLIGYCVEDEQRVLVYEFMPNGSLEDHLFDLPEGAPSLDWFTRMRIVHGAAKGLEYLHDYADPPVIYRDFKASNILLQSDFNSKLSDFGLARLGPTEGKDHVSTRVMGTYGYCAPEYAMTGQLTAKSDVYSFGVVLLEIISGRRAIDGDRPTEEQNLISWAEPLLKDRRMFAHIVDPNLEGNYPVKGLHQALAIAAMCLQEEAETRPLMGDVVTALEFLAKPIEVIDNTNTDPASATQTSSSDS; encoded by the exons atgatgaaGCTTTGTCCTTGTTTCATCAATCCACAACATCTTGGACCTAATTCGCCTAGAGATTCATTTGATGAAGGTCTTACAGCTTATAGAGGCCAAAGCCGAAAACTTTTCGCTATCTTCACATTTCGTTCACGCCGAAAAG GAAGCTGCAGGCAGAAGTATATAACGGACGAGATAAAGAAGTACGGGAACGTCAAGAACTGTGGCAGAATCTTCAAATTCAAGGAACTAATAGCTGCAACGGACAATTTCAGTATGGACTGTATGATTGGAGAAGGCGGTTTCGGAAGAGTTTACAAAGGATTCCTTAGCAGCCTCAATCAG GTGGTGGCTGTAAAGAGGCTTGACAGGAATGGTTTGCAAGGAACAAGGGAGTTCTTTGCTGAAGTGATGGTATTGAGTCTGGCTCAACATCCAAACCTTGTTAATCTCATTGGCTATTGTGTAGAAGACGAGCAACGAGTCCTCGTTTATGAATTCATGCCCAACGGATCTTTGGAAGATCATTTGTTTG ACTTACCAGAAGGGGCACCAAGTCTAGACTGGTTCACGAGAATGCGGATAGTGCACGGTGCAGCTAAAGGGCTCGAGTATTTGCATGACTACGCAGATCCTCCTGTGATCTACCGCGATTTCAAAGCTTCAAACATATTGTTACAATCTGATTTTAACTCAAAGCTATCGGATTTTGGGTTAGCTAGGCTTGGACCAACTGAAGGCAAAGATCATGTGTCCACTAGAGTCATGGGAACATACGGATACTGTGCTCCTGAATATGCAATGACTGGTCAACTCACGGCTAAATCCGATGTCTACAGCTTCGGCGTTGTCCTGCTTGAGATCATTTCCGGAAGACGAGCTATTGATGGTGATAGACCAACCGAAGAACAAAACTTGATCTCTTGG gcgGAACCGTTGTTGAAAGATAGAAGGATGTTTGCACATATTGTGGATCcaaatctagaagggaattacCCAGTAAAAGGGTTGCATCAAGCTTTAGCGATTGCAGCGATGTGTTtacaagaagaagcagagactAGGCCATTGATGGGAGATGTGGTCACAGCACTTGAGTTCTTAGCTAAGCCTATAGAGGTCATTGATAACACTAATACTGATCCTGCCTCTGCTACTCAGACATCATCATCTGAttcataa
- the LOC104752841 gene encoding uncharacterized protein LOC104752841 codes for MDSIGGFHEVQNDDKLSQLVYYHPKYQPIPKTKKTTLFNKAASRDHPSDQPLFLCPLLRISQDNSDSLTYKVSYSPEYVGSTTRGDKSYDHPLLPLFWSNNKEFDADGGCDICSGSNFGTDYYFCVKCDKVFHKECVQSPFKIKHPYHSDHFLQLSCRFPSDPDMKCLCCRRRATDLVYYCTICDVVMHTVCAMKSIPLGGFHEVENDGKLSQLVYHHPKYHPIPQTRSPTSSSGEAASHDLPFQQRFLCPYPRTLREPSDPPLNYPISYSLEYLGSTISCDDPYEQHSLIPLFWCNNKELDADGGCDICSGSNLGTNYYFCVICDKTFHKECVKSPLQIKHPYHPEHYLRLYYRHPTAASIECFCCGRIAKDLVYYCIICDAVLHTVCAMKSIPFVVDQPKRHDHPLTLFPEQALLTCNICGLIRKNYPTYVCLRCRFVAHNDCMYSPSIIKISRHHHRISYTSSLQSEEWSCGVCRKSIDGDYGAYTCDKCDDYAVHVRCALRKDVWDGVELEGVPEEDDITQDVGPFVIISEGVILHFLHDHYLQLEVSIICDENKFCQVCVMPIFEGNFYSCMECEFILHETCAKSPRRIQHVLHPHPLELIRMSRSKYDKANFLCDACYRYCGDFMYCCPIVECEFGVDVRCVAISEPFDFQGHEHPLFLALHPDVKPICEVCKSECYKQFNCIKCDFIVCIKCATLPYKARYKHDKHFLKLLWGKEVCEKDWCEVCERNLRDTNTKSFYWCNVCCTTLHTACLFDDELYLKPGQILDVYGKEVKQVKVLARRNLSRPLCDSCEYPCQGRLFTIDNITTCSIKCARDII; via the coding sequence ATGGATTCCATCGGTGGATTTCACGAGGTGCAAAACGATGATAAGCTATCTCAGCTGGTATATTATCACCCAAAATACCAACccataccaaaaacaaaaaaaacaaccttGTTCAATAAAGCAGCAAGCCGCGACCACCCTTCTGATCAACCCCTTTTCTTATGTCCTCTTTTACGAATTTCACAAGATAACTCCGATTCTCTCACTTATAAAGTTAGTTATTCCCCGGAATACGTTGGTTCTACAACAAGAGGTGACAAGTCTTATGACCATCCACTACTCCCTCTGTTTTGGAGCAACAATAAAGAATTTGATGCTGATGGTGGGTGTGACATATGCAGCGGCTCAAATTTTGGCACAGACTATTATTTCTGTGTCAAATGTGATAAAGTTTTCCACAAAGAATGTGTCCAATCTCCGTTTAAAATCAAGCACCCTTACCATTCTGACCATTTTCTCCAACTTTCCTGCCGTTTTCCTAGTGATCCCGATATGAAGTGTTTATGTTGTCGAAGAAGAGCAACAGACCTGGTATATTATTGTACCATATGTGATGTTGTTATGCATACAGTCTGTGCCATGAAGTCGATACCTTTGGGAGGATTTCATGAGGTGGAGAACGATGGTAAGCTATCTCAGCTAGTATATCATCACCCGAAATACCACCCCATACCACAAACACGCAGCCCAACCTCTTCCTCCGGTGAAGCAGCTAGCCACGACCTCCCTTTTCAACAACGTTTTTTGTGTCCTTATCCACGAACTTTAAGAGAACCCTCTGATCCTCCTCTCAATTATCCGATTAGTTATTCCCTCGAATACCTCGGCTCTACAATAAGCTGTGATGATCCGTATGAACAACATTCATTAATCCCTTTGTTTTGGTGCAACAATAAAGAATTAGATGCTGATGGTGGGTGCGACATATGCAGCGGCTCAAATCTTggtacaaattattatttttgtgtcaTATGTGATAAAACTTTCCACAAAGAATGCGTAAAGTCTCCACTGCAAATCAAACACCCTTATCATCCCGAGCATTATCTTCGGCTTTACTATCGTCATCCTACTGCTGCCAGTATAGAGTGTTTTTGTTGTGGAAGAATAGCAAAAGATTTGGTATATTATTGTATCATATGTGATGCTGTACTGCATACAGTCTGTGCGATGAAGTCAATACCCTTCGTTGTAGACCAACCGAAACGTCATGACCATCCCCTCACTCTTTTTCCCGAACAGGCGCTCTTAACTTGCAACATTTGTGGTCTAATCAGAAAAAACTATCCCACATACGTTTGTCTCAGATGCAGATTTGTTGCTCATAATGATTGTATGTATTCTCCATCCATCATCAAGATTTCACGTCACCACCATCGCATCTCCTACACTTCTTCTCTCCAATCCGAAGAATGGTCTTGTGGAGTTTGTCGTAAAAGTATTGACGGTGATTATGGTGCATATACTTGTGACAAATGTGATGATTATGCTGTTCACGTAAGATGTGCTCTACGGAAAGATGTGTGGGATGGAGTTGAACTCGAAGGTGTacctgaagaagatgatataacGCAAGATGTTGGGCCGTTTGTAATTATATCAGAAGGAGTGatacttcattttcttcatgaCCACTATCTTCAGCTCGAGGTTAGCATAATTTGTGATGAGAACAAGTTTTGCCAAGTGTGTGTTATGCCTATCTTTGAAGGTAACTTCTATTCTTGTATGGAGTGTGAATTCATCCTCCATGAAACATGCGCAAAATCTCCCCGCAGAATACAACATGTGTTACATCCTCATCCACTTGAATTGATCCGAATGAGTAGAAGTAAATATGATAAGGCTAACTTCTTGTGTGATGCTTGTTATCGTTATTGTGGCGACTTTATGTATTGTTGTCCCATAGTGGAATGCGAGTTTGGTGTAGATGTACGGTGTGTTGCAATATCTGAGCCATTTGATTTCCAAGGTCATGAACATCCCTTGTTCCTAGCTTTACACCCAGACGTCAAGCCCATATGTGAGGTTTGTAAATCAGAATGTTATAAACAATTTAATTGCATCAAATGTGATTTTATTGTTTGTATCAAGTGTGCTACCTTACCATACAAAGCAAGGTATAAGCATGACAAACACTTTCTTAAACTTTTATGGGGGAAAGAGGTGTGTGAAAAAGATTGGTGTGAAGTCTGCGAGCGTAATTTAAGAGACACCAACACAAAATCCTTCTATTGGTGCAACGTTTGCTGCACTACTCTTCACACTGCCTGCTTGTTTGATGACGAGCTTTATCTGAAACCTGGTCAAATCTTGGATGTATATGGGAAGGAGGTAAAACAGGTCAAAGTTCTTGCTAGAAGAAATCTTTCTCGACCACTTTGTGATTCTTGTGAATACCCTTGCCAGGGCAGACTATTTACGATAGACAACATCACAACATGTTCTATAAAATGTGCTCGTGATATTATATAG
- the LOC104752840 gene encoding beta-glucosidase 46, whose amino-acid sequence MKISVNFAIIFLLQSLLFPLYSSCLQQTSDDSSPFPSDFFFGTASSAFQYEGAYLTDGKGLNNWDVFVHENPEKIVDGSNGDIAADQYHRYMEDIQSMSFLGVNSYRLSISWSRVLPKGRFGGINYKGIRYYDNLINALIRKGITPFVTLNHFDYPQELENRFKSWLSSEMVKDFGYLADTCFKHFGDRVKHWMTLNEPNQQITLAYRAGLFPPARCSMPYGNCSQGNSETEPFIAAHNMILAHSKAVQIYQTKYQKEQRGSIGIVVQTSWFEPVSDSIADKKAAERAQSFYSNWILDPVVFGKYPEEMVNILGSALPEFSSNEMNNLKNYKSDFLGINHYTSYFIQDCLITACNSGDGASKSEGFALKLDRKGNVSIGELTDVDWQHIDPDGFKKMLNYLKNRYHNIPMYITENGFGQLQKPETTIKELMHDTKRIQYLSEYLDALKAAMRDGANVKGYFAWSLLDNFEWLYGYKVRFGLFHVDYTTLKRTPKKSASWYKNFIEQHVNIEDHIDKYLK is encoded by the exons atgaaaatttctGTCAACTTtgcaattatatttttattacaaagcTTATTGTTTCCTCTTTACAGTTCATGTCTTCAACAAACTTCAGATGATTCATCTCCATTTCcttctgatttcttctttggcacagcttcttctgctttccaa TATGAAGGAGCGTACTTAACCGATGGAAAAGGTCTGAACAATTGGGATGTCTTTGTCCATGAAAACCCTG AGAAAATAGTTGATGGGAGCAATGGAGACATAGCAGCGGATCAATATCATCGATATATG GAAGATATCCAATCAATGTCCTTTCTTGGAGTCAACAGTTACAGATTATCAATTTCTTGGTCGAGAGTCTTACCTA AAGGGAGATTTGGAGGTATTAATTATAAGGGAATAAGGTATTACGACAATTTGATCAATGCTCTCATTCGAAAAg GGATTACACCATTTGTGACGTTGAATCACTTCGACTATCCTCAAGAACTCGAGAACCGGTTCAAAAGTTGGTTAAGCTCCGAGATGGT GAAAGATTTCGGGTACTTAGCTGATACATGTTTTAAACATTTTGGAGACCGAGTTAAACACTGGATGACATTAAACGAACCAAACCAACAAATCACCTTAGCCTATCGAGCAGGTTTATTTCCACCAGCCCGGTGCTCCATGCCATACGGAAATTGTAGTCAAGGGAACTCGGAAACTGAACCTTTCATAGCCGCACATAACATGATCCTTGCACACTCGAAGGCGGTTCAAATATACCAAACCAAATATCAG AAAGAACAAAGGGGAAGCATTGGCATTGTGGTACAAACATCATGGTTTGAACCAGTAAGTGATTCCATTGCGGATAAAAAAGCGGCAGAGAGAGCTCAATCCTTTTATTCGAACTG GATTCTAGATCCCGTTGTATTTGGGAAATATCCGGAAGAAATGGTGAACATACTTGGATCAGCTTTACCAGAATTTTCGAGCAATGAAATGAATAACCTCAAGAACTATAAATCAGATTTTTTGGGTATTAATCATTATACAAGTTACTTCATCCAAGATTGTTTGATCACTGCTTGTAATTCTGGTGATGGAGCTTCTAAAAGCGAAGGATTCGCCCTAAAACTAGACCGGAAAGGCAATGTCTCAATCGGAGAACTT ACCGACGTAGATTGGCAACATATTGACCCTGACGGATTCAAAAAGATGTTGAATTACCTAAAAAATAGGTACCACAACATACCAATGTACATCACCGAAAATG GTTTCGGACAATTGCAGAAACCCGAGACGACAATTAAAGAACTTATGCATGATACAAAAAGGATACAATACTTGAGTGAGTATTTGGATGCTTTGAAAGCAGCAATGAG GGATGGAGCAAATGTGAAGGGATATTTCGCGTGGTCATTATTAGATAATTTCGAATGGTTGTACGGATACAAGGTTCGATTTGGGCTATTCCACGTTGATTATACAACTCTGAAAAGGACGCCAAAGAAATCAGCTTCATGGTACAAGAACTTCATTGAACAGCACGTGAATATAGAAGATCACATAGATAAATatctaaaatga
- the LOC104752844 gene encoding pentatricopeptide repeat-containing protein At1g61870, mitochondrial-like — protein sequence MALLSRIRSSTSLFRHLNASPQIRSLSSSSSSSSASSILSPDSKTPLTSREKSKAALSLLKSEKDPDRILEICRAASLTPDCHIDRIAFSAAVENLAEKKHFTAVSNLLDGFIENRPDLKSERFAAHAIVLYAQANMLDHSLRVFSDLEKLGIPRTVKSLNALLFACLVAKDYKEAKRVYIEMPKMYGIEPDLETYNRMIKVFCESGSASSAYSIVAEMERKGLKPNSSSFGLMISGFYAEDKNDEVGKVLAMMKDRGVNIGVSTYNIRIQSLCKRKKAKEAKALLDGTLSAGMKPNTVTYSHLIRGFCNEDDLEEAKKLFKVMVNRGCKPDSECYFTLIYYLCKGGDFETAVSLCKETMEKNWVPSFSIMKSLVNGLAKDSKVEEAKELIGQVKEKFTRNVELWNEVEAALPQ from the coding sequence ATGGCGTTACTCTCTCGAATCCGTTCATCAACATCTCTCTTCCGTCACCTCAACGCATCTCCTCAAATCAGAtcactctcctcctcctcctcctcctcttccgcTTCATCAATCCTCTCACCAGATTCGAAAACTCCTCTCACAAGCAGAGAAAAAAGCAAAgcagctctctctcttctcaaatcCGAGAAAGATCCAGATCGTATCCTCGAGATCTGCCGTGCTGCTTCCTTGACACCAGATTGCCACATTGATCGTATCGCTTTCTCCGCCGCCGTCGAGAATCTCGCCGAGAAGAAACATTTCACCGCCGTTTCGAATCTTCTCGACGGATTCATCGAGAACAGACCTGATCTCAAATCGGAGCGTTTCGCTGCTCACGCCATTGTTTTGTATGCTCAAGCTAATATGCTTGATCACTCCTTAAGGGTCTTTAGTGATCTTGAGAAACTTGGGATCCCTCGTACGGTTAAGTCTTTGAACGCTCTTCTCTTTGCTTGTTTAGTAGCTAAGGATTACAAAGAAGCGAAACGTGTTTATATTGAGATGCCTAAGATGTATGGGATTGAGCCTGATCTTGAGACTTATAACCGTATGATCAAAGTGTTCTGTGAATCCGGTTCAGCTAGTTCTGCTTACTCCATTGTTGCGGAGATGGAGAGGAAAGGATTAAAGCCGAATAGCTCTAGCTTTGGTTTGATGATTTCAGGGTTTTATGCAGAGGATAAGAATGATGAAGTTGGGAAAGTGTTGGCGATGATGAAAGATCGTGGTGTTAACATCGGTGTTTCGACTTACAACATTAGGATTCAGAGTTTGTGCAAGAGGAAGAAAGCTAAAGAAGCAAAGGCTTTGCTTGATGGGACGTTGTCTGCAGGGATGAAACCGAATACGGTGACTTATAGCCATTTGATTCGAGGGTTTTGTAACGAAGATGATTTGGAAGAGGCCAAGAAGTTGTTTAAGGTTATGGTGAACAGAGGATGTAAGCCTGATAGTGAGTGTTACTTCACTCTCATTTATTACTTGTGCAAAGGAGGTGACTTTGAGACGGCTGTGAGTCTTTGTAAAGAGACTATGGAGAAGAATTGGGTTCCTAGTTTCAGTATCATGAAGTCGCTTGTTAACGGATTAGCTAAAGATTCGAAAGTCGAAGAAGCGAAGGAGCTCATTGGGCAAGTTAAAGAGAAGTTCACTAGAAATGTTGAGTTGTGGAATGAAGTCGAAGCTGCATTGCCTCAATGA
- the LOC104752842 gene encoding phospholipase A I encodes MSWGLGWKRSSESFRLSLSYGADDLNDDPIQSPSASPFGSPTSSCSSPSAVEDPELGFRIDLDWTAGDSEDQVALRLESQLMVALPAPHDTVVVELKGYGDGDEGIIGNVGLEMRVEKRREPLRAVTLMKAAGSGQQYDGVGILTRLMRSDMMPAAIPAPAIDVASSCGVHWKTVTSLSLSGCGLLVMPVELTELPLLEKLCLEHNKLSVLPPEIGKLKNLKVLRVDNNMLISVPVELRQCVGLVELSLEHNKLVRPLLDFRAMSGLRILRLFGNPLEFLPEILPLHQLRHLSLVNIRIVSDENLRSVNVQIETENTSYFGASRHKLSAFSPLIFRSSSCHHPLLASTLVKIMQDEGNRSVIGKDENAVRQLISMITSDNRHVVEQACVALSSLARDVGVAMQLMKCDIMKPTETVLKSSTPDEVISVLQVVVTLAFVSDSVSQKMLTKDMLKALKSLCAHKNPEVQRQALLAVGNLAFCLENRRILITSESLRELLMRLTVTPEPRVNKAAARALAILGENEILRRSIKGRQVPKQGLRILTMDGGGMKGLATVQILKEIEKGSGKPIHELFDLICGTSTGGMLAIALGVKLMTLEQCEEIYKNLGKLVFAESVPKDNEAASWREKLDQLYKSSSQSFRVVIHGSKHSANEFERLLKEMCADEDGDLLIESAVKNVPKVFVVSTLVSVMPAQPFIFRNYQYSVGTPEMSYAFSDHSGGSTLTSSTASDQAGYYRQSAFMGSCKHQVWQAIRASSAAPYYLDDFSVDSYRWQDGAIVANNPTIFAIREAQLLWPDTKIDCLVSIGSGSVPTRVRKGGWRYLDTGQVLIESACSVERVEEALSTLLPLLPEIQYFRFNPVDDRCGMELDETDPAIWLKLEAAIEEYIQSNSQVLKNACERLTLPFLNDEKWCENLKPRFMNGKLPNSRVESSPSLGWRRNVLLVEAQHSPDSGRVKYHARALESFCSNNGIKLSSLHATATPGCQKPSPGTAFPTPFSSPLITGSLPPSPLLFTPDHGPQKFNRLIDMVPPLSLDGGHAGKTVMSPPSSPPRQRQLYLPLRQMHEKLQNLPQVGIIHLSLQNDSNGSILSWQNDVFVVAEPGDLADKFLQSVKVSILSVMQSNRRKAASVLSNICSISDLVRIKKCFQVGNIIHRYIGRQTQVMEDDQEIASFMFRRTVPSAHLTPDDIRWMVGAWRDRIIVFSGTFGPTQAVVKAFLDSGAKAVIGPSNEPQETPLITSQGSSEYNIGDQNGKFEIGEEEDEEEEENTVTEREEIGPPTPTSDWEDSDHEKMNRGDKCCGLWEDDEEEVSEFVCQLYDQLFRENSRVDVALQKALASHRKLRYTCHLPNV; translated from the exons ATGTCGTGGGGATTAGGATGGAAGAGATCATCGGAGAGTTTCCGATTGAGTCTCAGCTACGGCGCCGATGATCTTAACGACGATCCGATTCAATCACCGTCCGCGTCTCCGTTCGGATCTCCAACTTCGTCATGTTCTTCTCCATCCGCTGTGGAGGATCCTGAATTAGGGTTCCGGATTGATTTAGACTGGACCGCAGGCGATTCGGAGGACCAGGTAGCGTTGAGATTGGAATCGCAGTTAATGGTGGCTTTGCCTGCGCCGCATGATACAGTTGTTGTTGAATTGAAAGGATACGGAGACGGCGATGAAGGTATTATAGGGAATGTTGGATTAGAGATGAGAGTTGAGAAACGTAGAGAGCCTTTGCGAGCAGTTACATTGATGAAAGCTGCTGGTTCGGGTCAGCAGTACGACGGTGTAGGCATCTTGACTAGGCTGATGCGTTCTGATATGATGCCTGCAGCTATTCCTGCGCCGGCTATTGATGTCGCTTCTTCTTGTGGGGTGCATTGGAAGACTGTCACCTCGTTGAGTCTATCTGGTTGTGGTTTATTG GTAATGCCAGTTGAATTGACTGAGTTACCTCTCCTTGAGAAGCTATGCCTTGAGCACAATAAACTGTCAGTTTTGCCACCTGAGATAGGGAAGCTTAAAAACCTTAAGGTTCTTAGAGTTGACAATAACATGCTTATATCGGTTCCTG TGGAACTAAGACAGTGTGTGGGTCTTGTTGAATTATCGTTGGAACACAATAAACTGGTCCGGCCTCTTCTTGATTTCAG GGCGATGTCTGGGCTACGAATACTACGGCTTTTTGGTAATCCCCTTGAATTCCTTCCAGAAATTTTACCCTTGCATCAGCTTCGCCACTTGTCTCTTGTAAATATCAGAATTGTGTCTGATGAGAATCTAAGATCAGTAAATGTACAGattgag ACTGAAAACACTTCCTATTTTGGAGCATCTAGGCACAAGCTAAGTGCCTTCTCTCCCCTTATATTCCGTTCCTCGTCTTGTCACCATCCTCTTCTAGCATCTACATTGGTGAAGATAATGCAAGATGAAGGAAATCGTTCTGTCATTGGTAAAGATGAAAATGCGGTCAGGCAGCTTATAAGTATGATAACAAGTGACAATCGCCATGTG GTTGAGCAAGCTTGTGTTGCTCTATCATCTCTTGCTCGAGATGTTGGCGTAGCAATGCAGCTGATGAAGTGTGATATCATGAAGCCAACTGAAACTGTTCTGAAATCTTCGACCCCAGACGAAGTTATATCCGTTTTACAAGTGGTGGTCACCTTAGCTTTTGTATCTGATTCCGTTTCTCAGAAGATGCTCACCAAGGATATGCTGAAAGCCTTAAAATCCTTGTGTGCCCATAAGAATCCTGAA GTTCAAAGACAAGCCTTATTAGCAGTTGGAAACTTGGCATTCTGTTTGGAAAATCGTCGAATTCTGATTACTTCAGAGAGTTTGAGGGAGTTATTGATGCGGTTAACTGTTACACCTGAACCACGAGTCAACAAAGCTGCGGCGCGAGCTTTGGCAATTCTTG GAGAAAATGAAATTCTGCGACGTTCCATAAAAGGCAGGCAAGTACCGAAACAGGGACTGCGCATACTCACCATGGATGGAGGTGGAATGAAAGGTCTTGCAACGGTGCAGATTCTTAAGGAGATTGAGAAGGGAAGTGGCAAGCCTATACATGAACTATTCGACCTTATATGTGGCACATCAACAGGAGGAATGCTAGCTATTGCCCTTGGTGTCAAGCTTATGACACTGGAACAATGTGAAGAAATTTACAAGAATCTAG GAAAGCTTGTTTTTGCTgaatctgtcccaaaggacaATGAAGCTGCAAGTTGGCGGGAAAAGTTGGATCAGCTATATAAAAGTTCATCACAAAGTTTCAGAGTTGTTATCCATGGATCTAAG CACAGTGCAAACGAGTTCGAGAGACTGTTAAAGGAAATGTGTGCTGATGAGGATGGAGATCTACTAATAGAGTCAGCTGTGAAGAATGTTCCAAAAGTCTTTGTCGTATCTACTCTTGTTAGTGTGATGCCTGCGCAGCCATTTATATTTCGAAACTACCAG TATTCTGTTGGAACACCGGAAATGTCATATGCATTTTCAGATCACTCAGGCGGCAGTACATTGACTTCATCAACTGCCAGTGATCAAGCTGGTTACTACAGGCAAAGTGCTTTTATGGGAAGTTGTAAGCATCAGGTTTGGCAAGCGATACGAGCATCATCAGCTGCCCCATATTATCTTGATGATTTTTCAGTCG ACTCGTACCGCTGGCAAGATGGTGCAATAGTGGCAAACAATCCTACAATCTTTGCCATCAGAGAAGCACAGCTTCTATGGCCTGACACAAAAATTGACTGCTTGGTTTCGATTGGCTCTGGCTCTGTACCAACCAGG GTACGGAAAGGTGGATGGCGTTATTTAGATACTGGACAAGTACTGATTGAGAGTGCATGCTCAGTCGAAAGGGTTGAAGAAGCTCTAAGCACATTGCTCCCTTTGTTACCAGAAATACAATATTTTCGGTTCAACCCAG TTGATGATCGTTGTGGAATGGAGTTGGATGAGACTGATCCAGCGATCTGGCTAAAATTGGAAGCTGCGATTGAAGAATACATACAAAGCAATTCCCAAGTACTTAAAAACGCCTGCGAGAGATTAACACTCCCCTTCCTAAACGATGAGAAGTGGTGTGAGAATTTGAAACCACGGTTTATGAATGGAAAACTACCAAATAGCAGAG TAGAGAGCAGTCCTTCTCTAGGATGGAGACGCAATGTTTTGCTTGTGGAGGCTCAGCATAGTCCTGACTCAGGGAGAGTAAAGTATCATGCTCGTGCGCTGGAGTCATTTTGTTCGAATAATGGAATAAAGTTATCTTCATTACATGCTACTGCTACTCCTGGATGCCAGAAACCATCTCCAGGAACTGCTTTTCCCACACCATTTTCCTCTCCTCTTATAACTGGAAGCTTGCCTCCGAGTCCCCTTCTATTCACTCCTGATCATGGCCCACAAAAGTTCAATAGGTTGATTGATATGGTTCCACCACTTAGCTTGGACGGGGGTCATGCTGGAAAGACGGTTATGTCGCCTCCATCATCTCCTCCAAGACAAAGACAACTTTATCTTCCATTACGACAGATGCATGAAAAGTTACAGAATTTACCCCAAGTGGGGATCATACATCTCTCACTTCAAAATGATTCTAATGGTTCGATACTGAG TTGGCAAAATGATGTATTTGTGGTTGCTGAACCTGGAGATCTCGCTGATAAGTTTCTCCAAAGCGTCAAAGTCAGTATATTGTCAGTGATGCAAAGTAATCGCCGTAAGGCTGCATCGGTTCTTTCCAACATttgttcaatctcggatttggTGCGTATCAAGAAATGCTTCCAGGTTGGAAATATCATCCATCGTTATATCGGACGTCAAACCCAA GTGATGGAAGATGATCAAGAAATCGCATCATTTATGTTCCGCAGAACTGTCCCTTCCGCACACTTGACTCCTGATGATATTCGCTGGATG GTAGGAGCATGGAGAGATAGGATAATAGTCTTCTCAGGAACATTTGGACCAACACAAGCTGTAGTTAAAGCCTTTTTGGACTCTGGTGCCAAAGCTGTGATTGGCCCATCGAACGAGCCACAAGAGACGCCACTAATCACATCCCAAGGCTCCTCTGAGTACAACATTGGAGACCAGAACGGAAAATTtgagattggagaagaagaagacgaagaagaagaagaaaacacagtAACAGAAAGGGAAGAGATCGGACCACCAACACCGACAAGTGACTGGGAAGATAGCGACCACGAGAAAATGAACAGAGGCGATAAGTGTTGTGGTCtttgggaagatgatgaagaggaagtgTCTGAGTTTGTTTGCCAGTTATATGATCAATTGTTCAGAGAGAATTCAAGAGTTGATGTTGCTCTTCAAAAAGCTCTTGCCTCTCATCGAAAGCTCAGGTACACTTGTCATCTTCCTAATGTATAG